One Lysobacter enzymogenes DNA segment encodes these proteins:
- a CDS encoding GMC oxidoreductase, whose amino-acid sequence MADNHYDAIVVGSGISGGWAAKELTEKGLKVLMLERGRNIEHVKGYVNAMKEAWDYPHRTWATQEMKAAFPVLKRDYPLAEDTAGMWADEKDCPYTETKRFDWFRGYHVGGRSLMWGRQSYRLSDLDFEANLKDGIATDWPIRYADIAPWYDYVEKFAGIAGTVEGLDVLPDGQFLPPIPLNIVEKDVAARIKKAFGGSRHLIHSRTANITEPKPEQGRVNCQYRNKCILGCPFGAYFSTQSATLPAAMKTGNLTLRPFSIVKQVLYDKDRKRARGVEIIDAESGQTYEYTAKVVFINASAFNSTWLLMNSATDVWEGGLGSASGELGHNVMDHHFRVGASGWVEGFEDKYYFGRRPCGFYIPRFRNLGREKRDYVRGFGYQGSASRSGWSRDIAELSVGADLKDALSVPGDWSIGMTGFGEMLPYHDNTIGLDPQRKDKWGLPVLAMDVSLRKNERAMRKDMGADAAEMLEAAGVKNVKVHESDYAPGMAIHEMGTARMGRDRRNSVLNMHNQVWDAPNVYVTDGACMTSSACVNPSLTYMALTARAADHAVRELKAGNL is encoded by the coding sequence ATGGCAGACAATCATTACGACGCGATCGTCGTCGGATCGGGCATCAGCGGCGGCTGGGCGGCCAAGGAGCTGACCGAAAAGGGGCTCAAGGTCCTGATGCTGGAACGCGGCCGCAACATCGAGCACGTCAAGGGCTACGTCAATGCGATGAAGGAGGCCTGGGATTACCCGCACCGCACCTGGGCGACCCAGGAGATGAAGGCGGCGTTCCCGGTGCTCAAGCGCGACTACCCGTTGGCCGAAGACACCGCCGGGATGTGGGCCGACGAAAAGGACTGTCCGTACACCGAAACCAAGCGCTTCGACTGGTTTCGCGGCTATCACGTAGGCGGCCGCTCGCTGATGTGGGGTCGGCAAAGCTATCGCCTGTCGGACCTGGATTTCGAGGCGAACCTCAAGGACGGCATCGCCACCGACTGGCCGATCCGTTACGCCGACATCGCGCCGTGGTACGACTACGTCGAGAAATTCGCCGGCATCGCCGGCACCGTCGAGGGACTGGACGTCCTGCCCGACGGCCAGTTCCTGCCGCCGATCCCGTTGAACATCGTCGAGAAAGACGTGGCGGCGCGGATAAAGAAGGCGTTCGGCGGCAGCCGCCATCTGATCCACTCGCGCACCGCGAACATCACCGAGCCCAAGCCGGAGCAGGGCCGGGTCAATTGCCAGTACCGCAACAAATGCATCCTGGGCTGCCCGTTCGGCGCCTACTTCTCGACCCAGTCGGCGACGCTGCCGGCGGCGATGAAGACCGGCAACCTGACCTTGCGTCCGTTCTCGATCGTCAAGCAAGTGCTGTACGACAAGGACCGCAAGCGCGCGCGCGGGGTCGAGATCATCGACGCCGAAAGCGGCCAGACCTACGAATACACCGCCAAGGTCGTCTTCATCAACGCATCGGCGTTCAATTCGACCTGGCTGCTGATGAACTCGGCCACCGATGTGTGGGAAGGCGGTCTGGGCTCGGCTTCGGGCGAGTTGGGACACAACGTGATGGACCATCATTTCCGCGTCGGCGCGTCCGGTTGGGTCGAGGGCTTCGAGGACAAGTACTACTTCGGCCGCCGGCCGTGCGGCTTCTACATTCCGCGTTTCCGCAACCTGGGCCGGGAGAAGCGCGACTACGTACGCGGCTTCGGCTACCAGGGATCGGCCAGCCGCAGCGGCTGGTCGCGCGACATCGCCGAGCTCAGCGTCGGCGCCGACCTCAAGGACGCCTTGAGCGTCCCGGGCGATTGGTCCATCGGCATGACCGGGTTCGGCGAGATGCTGCCGTATCACGACAACACGATCGGCCTCGATCCGCAGCGCAAGGACAAGTGGGGGTTGCCGGTGCTGGCGATGGACGTGAGCCTGCGCAAGAACGAGCGGGCGATGCGCAAGGACATGGGCGCGGACGCGGCCGAAATGCTGGAGGCCGCCGGCGTCAAGAACGTCAAGGTGCACGAGAGCGACTACGCCCCGGGCATGGCCATCCATGAAATGGGCACGGCGCGGATGGGGCGCGACCGCAGGAATTCGGTGTTGAACATGCACAATCAGGTCTGGGACGCGCCGAACGTCTATGTCACCGACGGCGCCTGCATGACTTCCAGCGCCTGCGTGAACCCGTCGCTGACCTACATGGCGCTGACCGCGCGCGCGGCGGACCATGCCGTGCGCGAACTCAAGGCGGGGAACCTGTGA
- a CDS encoding hydroxypyruvate isomerase family protein → MAGLGLAAAAVAPGIAAPAPLKGRLKHSVARWTFPKQSVAELCRTVKDIGFSAVDLVGPEDWPTLKAHGVFSSMCNGAELGLKNGFAGKEFHDQLVERYTRHIDLVADAGYRNLICFSGNRNGMDPQQGLANAEAGLKRILGHAEKRGVVLVMELLNSRVDHPDYLCDRSAWGVALCERIGSDHFGLLYDIYHMQIMEGDIIATIGKHHSWFKHYHTAGVPGRHEIGANQELNYPAICRAIRDTGFDGYLAQEFMPEAPDPVESLREAIRLCDV, encoded by the coding sequence ATGGCCGGCCTCGGACTCGCCGCCGCCGCGGTCGCGCCCGGCATCGCTGCCCCGGCCCCGCTGAAGGGCCGGCTGAAGCACTCCGTCGCCCGCTGGACGTTCCCGAAGCAGTCGGTCGCCGAGCTTTGCCGGACGGTGAAGGACATCGGCTTTTCCGCCGTCGACCTGGTCGGCCCCGAAGACTGGCCGACCCTGAAGGCCCACGGCGTGTTCAGTTCGATGTGCAACGGCGCCGAACTCGGGCTGAAAAACGGCTTCGCCGGCAAGGAATTCCACGACCAGTTGGTGGAGCGCTACACCCGCCACATCGATCTGGTCGCCGATGCCGGTTACCGCAACCTGATCTGCTTTTCCGGCAACCGCAACGGCATGGATCCCCAGCAGGGCCTGGCCAACGCCGAGGCCGGGCTCAAGCGTATCCTCGGGCACGCCGAAAAGCGCGGCGTCGTGCTGGTGATGGAACTGCTCAACTCCAGGGTGGACCACCCCGACTATCTGTGCGATCGCTCCGCCTGGGGCGTCGCGCTGTGCGAGCGGATCGGCTCGGACCACTTCGGCCTGCTCTACGACATCTACCACATGCAGATCATGGAAGGCGACATCATCGCCACCATCGGCAAGCACCATTCGTGGTTCAAGCACTACCACACCGCGGGCGTTCCCGGTCGGCACGAGATCGGCGCGAACCAGGAACTCAACTATCCCGCCATCTGTCGCGCGATCCGCGACACCGGCTTCGACGGTTACCTGGCGCAGGAGTTCATGCCAGAAGCGCCGGACCCGGTCGAATCGCTGCGCGAGGCGATACGCCTGTGCGACGTCTGA
- a CDS encoding N-acetylmuramidase family protein produces the protein METAMNRIVSPQAWKDLAERLGVDEACLKAVAEVESSGGGFMRPPSQLPKVLFEGHVFHRQTQGRFDASHPELSYPHWDRSKYSGSVAGEWKRLDAACALDRGAALESASWGAFQIMGFNFAMCGFDDIEAFVTAHKQSAEAQLAAFSSFIRRPGLLDALRNKDWKGFAAAYNGLGFAKNSYDTKLATAYLRFGGRSP, from the coding sequence GTGGAAACGGCCATGAACCGAATTGTCTCACCGCAGGCGTGGAAGGATCTGGCAGAGCGGCTGGGAGTCGACGAGGCCTGCCTGAAAGCGGTCGCGGAAGTCGAATCGTCCGGCGGCGGATTCATGCGGCCGCCCTCGCAGTTGCCCAAGGTCCTGTTCGAAGGCCACGTGTTCCATCGCCAGACCCAGGGACGCTTCGACGCAAGCCATCCAGAACTGAGCTACCCGCACTGGGACCGGAGCAAGTATTCCGGCTCGGTCGCCGGCGAATGGAAGCGGCTGGATGCCGCCTGCGCGCTCGATCGCGGCGCCGCCCTGGAGTCCGCGAGCTGGGGCGCGTTCCAGATCATGGGCTTCAACTTCGCGATGTGCGGATTCGACGACATCGAAGCCTTCGTTACCGCGCACAAGCAGAGCGCGGAGGCGCAGCTGGCGGCCTTCTCCAGTTTCATCCGCCGCCCGGGGCTGTTGGATGCGCTGCGCAACAAGGACTGGAAAGGTTTCGCGGCCGCGTACAACGGGCTGGGTTTCGCCAAGAACAGCTACGACACCAAGCTCGCGACCGCCTATCTGCGGTTCGGCGGCCGCAGCCCATGA